The genomic interval ATGTGGCCATGGACTTTACCCCAGAGGAGTGGGGGAAGCTGGATCCTGCCCAAAGGGaggtgatgctggagaactatAGGAACCTGGTGTCGCTTTGTAAGGATGGGTTCTCATTGTGACTCGAATCTGCTTTGGGGACGTCATTACTTTATTGAAAGTGAACTCGCTTAACAAAGCATTCACTTTTGCATTCAGAAATCATGAAGTATTGATCCCTTTGGGCCCAGAGAAAATCTATTTCTGCCCTTGGttcttggtgaaatgtctgtGCTTGTTTTGTATCAAAATTCTTTGGATTCAAATGACAGGAACCTATTTCACACTAACTTAAAGGGCATAAGAATGTTGGTTCaggaaattataaatattgtcagatatctcctttattttgttttaatcacgTGGCTTGGCTTTGCCCTATATTAGCTTTATTCTCAGGCTCTCCCCATGCGGCAAAGATGGCCATCGGCAGCTCTAAGGTGGCATAAGTCTCTCAGAGAGAGAAATTACTCTCTGGCCAGTGTGGATCTCACGCTCACTTCCGTGaagggtgtgtgggtgtgggaaTGTGCGAATGGGTTCTCCCCCATGTATGTGTTCTTTCGGGGGTAGAAGGAACTATGTTATCGTCTCCCAGTGATATTTACACATGAACATTCAGAAGTTCTATTTGTATCAATAATTTGTTGCcatcattttctaatttaatgcTTTTTGCCTTGAATTAATTTTGCGCTTGTGTAATAAATTCCCTAAGAAAGTGGGTTCtgataaatgaagaaggaagaaaggggaaaactattaaaaaggagacaaaaactCTAGTCGCCACAGGGCACAACTTTTTGGTGCTGCCACTGAGGTCCCActttctctacctcttccctAAGCTAAGGACTCACCTGCAGTGTCTCTCTGGAACTTcctcaatagaaaaataaagagaaattgtcttcttttttaagtaagcgctacacccaacatggggcttgaactcatgaccctcagatcaagagtcatgtgctttccccactgagccagccagccagccagccaggtgccctgagaaattctcttctttttgacCGGCAGatatatttgccttttccagtGCATGTAAACTCCTTACCAGACCCAGACTCTTGCTGTAGATATTTTGAGTTCCATTCAAGGTCCATCCTCCCTTATTTCTGATCTTCTTTTAATATCCTATCTTTGTAGATCAAGGGGTTGGGACTGTGCTCTAGAATAGACCTTTGTGCCCATCACAAATAGTTAagtcctgtttctttttgttgttgttctttctttccctttcctttccctttccctttccctttccctttccctttccctttccctttccctttcccttctttccttccttccttccttccttccttccttccttccttccttcctctcgttctctctctctttctttctgtgagcAGGGCTTCCAGTTTCCAAATCTGAGAACTACAATTTGGAGAGCGGAAAAGAACCACTGATGCTTGAGAGAAAAGCCCCCAAAAGCAGCTATTCAGGTGAGTCAGATGTATGGGAGTCTTCAGAAACAGTAACGCCACAGGACAGCGAAAAAGTGACACTTTTCTGTGCTTAAAAAAGAATACTGGCAATACCTACgcgcttttgtttttttaatatcttattttaaattatacagctttttaaataatataatagttgagaaaataaaataacacacgTGTTCACGGTCAAAACCAGACATGTGCCAATACTTTGCTTCtttggcctttgtttctttattttgcaatgcaaaataaaaatataactgtaCAGTTCTTTGAATTTTCGCAAATGAACACATTCATGTGACTACTGCCCAGATGAAGAAGCAACCTCACCAGCCCAGAAGCACCCTTGTCCCTTCATTCCTTCCAAGGGTGACCTTATCCCAACTTCTAACACCATAGAacttgttcttgaacttcatttAGACAGAATCCTACTGTATATTCCAATGTCCGGCTTTCTTCACTGAACACGACCGTGAGATACATCCATGTTCTCGCGTGTACTTATAGTTCATTCTCTTTGTTGTGCCGTCTTTCATTATGTCAATATACCAGTTTATCTGTTCTCTTGAGATGGGCGTGTGGGTAGTTTCCAGGTTGGGGCTAAATGAAGAAGACCGCCCTGTATATTCTTTTACATGTCTTCCGGTGAACCCATGCAGGCATGTCTTGGAGATactgtgggtttggttccagaccaccagaGTAAAGCAAGTGTTGCAGCAGAGgaagtgaaatgaattttttggtttcccgtTGCATGTAAAAGCTATGTTTATATTACGCTACAGGgtacaatagcattatgtctaaaaaccaaacaacacgcataccttaattaaaaaatgttgtctAAAACTCCTGTCATATGAGCCTTCAGCAAACCGTAATCACTGATCGCAGATCGCCATAACAAATACAACACTAATGAGAAAGTTTGAAATAccgcaagaattaccaaaatgtgacccaGCGGCACCAAGTGGGCAAATGCTGCTGGAAAAATGGCGTTGATGTACTTGTTTGATGCAGGGTTGCTACAAACCTTCCATctgtaaaaagcaaaacacaaggCAGTATCTGCGAAGCACAATTAAGTGGAATGAAACAAGGTATGTCGGTATATGCATTTCTGTTGGACAAACACACAGGTAGAATTGTTGGATCCTGGGGCCGGTATTTTGGTAGATGGCACCAAATAGGCTTCCAAAGTCATTGTCTTAATTATAGTTACCCTCCCACTAGCAGAGGATGTGAGttgccccacatcctcaccagcacttaaTATTGTCCGTCTgcttcattttagccattcttacaggtgtgtgatatctttttaagaagtaaaaaatggGACAGATTTAAAGTCCTTTTATTCGCTCTGTCCCTAGAAGTAACCAGTTGGGGTGAAtcattctagtgtgtgtgtgtgtgtgtgtgtgtgtagttactcacatatatacatatacacgtcaAAGAAcaattgtaggggtgcctgggtggctcagtcagttaattgtctcAGTCttgactttggtttaggtcacgatcccagagtcatgggatccagccccgtgtcaggctctgttgaGTGTTTCCTCTCTcctactctgtccctctcccccgctcacacactctctctctccctaagattaaaaaaaaaaaaaaatagtaataattatgtGTGCATAGTGTTatgttgtactttttattttgtaatccaATTCTCTTACAGCTTCACACTGTATTTTGATAGTACCTATGTTAATACATGTGAATTGTGTTCATTTGAACTGCTGTGGAGTAAGTCCATTGTGTACGTGAACTGAACAGTTTAATTTCTCTGCTGTTAACAAGAGAGTTGCAATGATCGTCCTTTTATTGAGTCTTTATATTCGTCTTGAGATTTGGTTTAGGTACGTAACCAGGATAAGATGGACTGAATCTTCAAGTATCACATGTTTGGCTTCGTTAGGGACCGCCAAGGTCCTACCTTCATCCGGGCCAACAGGTGATGCTATCAGATGTAGTAATTTGTGTCAGTCTGATGGGTGTGAAatgaaatttcatgttttttaatttatggttCTCTGGTTACGAGTTTTAGTAATTCGTATGTTTCATTAGCTACTCaggtttcctcttttgtaaattaCCTACTTACattctttgccttatttttttttttgaaattgggCCATTCACACCTTTTTCTTGATTTGttggagttctttacatattttagatactgATATATGACAGGTACCATTACgaatcagtgagaaaaaaaatattggttctttttctctacGGCTTATTCTATTTTATGGTGTCTTACGcgtgcagaattttaaaattttattgttaacagatttatcttttttttaagtttatttatttattttgagggaggggtgcagagagtgagggagagaaagggaatcccaaggagactccatgctgtcagcacggagccagccgtggagctcaaactcacaaaccacgagatcgtaacctaagccgaaatcaagcctcaggcacttaaccaactgagccacccaggtgccctatcttttattattttttttatatactttatgcTTTTTCTGAATTCTTATTCCAGCACCAGGAAGATAATCTAtactttattctaaaatgttCAAGTTTTATCTTGCAGGTAGATACTCGGGGTTTGCATACTGTGTGAATAAGGAACTACTTTTATCTTTTCCCATGTTTAAAACTGATAATTCAGCAtctttttattgaaaaatctATATTTTGTCACAGATTTGTAACCCTAACTCTGGTAAACTCTGGTCCCATATATACTTGGGTCTGTTTCTAGGATCTCTGGTCTTACTTATCTGTCCATGCTGCaataatatgttttaattatcacaataattattttaattatacttgATAGTGTGTATATCTCCAAAAGGAAATCTTGTcttaatatccttttttaaatccTCTTATTCTTTGGAATACTGAGAGTTCTAAAATCTTCCCCTGTGATTATAGATTCATCTTTTCCCCATGTAGGCATATCACTTTTTGAGCCTTGCTTATTTGTaacccttctccctttttttacaggagatcttgccattttctAAATGAGCTGCAAGAACTCTTCATACATGAGGCATTTAATCCTTGTCAGACGTTTTTTCTAGGTTTTGTTCTTCAGTTTTGGGTGCTTTTTAATGTACAAATTTAATGTATTACAATCTTCTAAatattccagttttttttaagtttatttatctttgagatggaataagcaggggaggggcagagagagagggggggagacacagaatgcaaagcaggctccaggctctgaactgtcagcacagagcctgatgaggggctcgaacctacgagccttgagatcacgacccaagctgaagtcagatgtttaactgactgagccacccaggtgctcctaaattttccaatttttgatTAGTGCTTGGAAAGATCTCTCTCTGgcgtgcttgggtggctcagtcggttaaaatcAATCCAAGTCTTGGggaacgtgggtggctcagttggttaagcgtccgacttcggttcatgatctcgcgatttgggagttcgagccctgagtcaagctctgtgctgacagctcagagcctagacccttcttcagattctgtgtctccctctctctctgcccctcccctgctctctctctctctctctctctctcactctctctcaaaagtaaataaaacattaaaaaaaaagatcaatccaactcttggggcacctaggtggctcagttggttaaacatctgacttcagctcaggtcatgatctcagggtttttgagttcgagccccacgttgggctctgtgttgacaggtcagagcctggagcctgtttggaattctgtgtctacctctctgcccctcccccgctcacttgtgctcgctctctctctctcaaaagtaaataaaacattaaaaaaaagtctatcgaACTCTTGGGGcgtctaggtggttcagtcggttaggtgttcgactttagctcaggtcatgatcttgtggtttacacgtatgagccccattttgggctctgtgctgacagctcggagcctggagcctgcttcagattctgtgactccctctctctctctctgtccttcccatgtttgtgcgctctctctctctctctcaaaaataaataaaaacatttaaaaagaatttgaagtcaatccaactcttgattttgactcaagtcatgatcttgcagttcgtgagttcaatccccgcttgttagggtctgtgctgacagtctggagcctgcttgggattctctctgtctctctgtccttctctctgcccctccctcccactctctctaaaaataaatacataaaacttaaaaaaatctgtataaataGGGTGGGCCAAATACAGTAAGTCTGAGGGTCAGATTTGTCCCACTGGCCACCTGTTTGCAGCCTCTATTTTCTCCCACAACCAAATGATATCACTATCTAGATGAATCCCAAATTTGTATTTCCAGCCTAGACCTCTCCTTGGGCCAACTGTTCTAAACATTTGTGTAACTATTTGATGTCTTTATTTGCTTATGTTTAAGACGCCTCAATACAGCACGTTTGAAACTGGTTGCCTGATATATGCCCAAATTCTCCATCCACCCAGGAGAATCCTTTTCCAATCATTGTCTTAACGACACCCGCTGTCTTATCAAATTGCACAAGCCAGAAATCTGTGAACGGTTTctacccttccctctctctccttttccaatTTGTCACTGCATTGAtctaattttattgtaaatatttcttcattcttagcatccctccatctctcttttgTTTGCCTGGACTACCCAGATAATCTCAGTTCTACCTTTGCCCCCATAGATTTCCACCATTCTTTATATTACAGTGAGAGTgatgttttcaaaatacaaatctgatgGTGTCATCTTTTTGCTTGAAACATTGAAGTGTCTTCCTGTTGCTCTTAGAAAACAATCAAATTCCTTGAGGTCGACAAAGTCTTGTAAAGTCTGGCTTTTCGTCATCATTCCAACCTTATCTCACACATACTCTCCCTGTTTCTGTACTCTTAGCAGTTCTTAGTTAGGTACTCTGGCATCAAAGGATCCAGTTTAAGATTATTGACGACCCTCacgagcttttgtttatgtggtttATATTTACCAATACTTCCTGTATTAGAAATGAAACTGAAAGCAATTTAAACTATTaagttattcatttaaaaataacaaaaataggggacgcctgggtggctcagtcagttaagcgttcgactcttggttttggcttaggtcatgatctcacagtttcgtgagttcaagccccgcatcaggtccTGCGCagcaggcagggcagagcctgcttgggattctctctctctctcgctctctctctgcccctcccccactcacactgtctctgtctctctcaaaataaataaactttagggaaaaaaaataggggcacttcggtggctcagtgggttaagcgtctgactttagctcaggtcacgatctcacggtttttgggtttgagccccacatcaggctctgtgctgatagctcggagcctggagcctgcttcagattgtgtgtctccctctcttcctgtccctcccccactcgcgctctgtctctctcaaaaataaatactaaaaaaaattatatgtaaaacaattataggggcgcctgggtggctcagtcggttgagcgtccgacttcggctcaggtcacgatctcgcggtccgtgagttcgggcccagcgttgggctctgggcttatggctcagagcctggaacctgcttccgattctgtgtctcccgctctctctgaccctcccccgttcatgctctggtctctctctgtctcaaaaataaaaataaacttaaaaaaaaaaaaaagcaattataaacccattacatgttaatgcaaatgatataatttttatgaaaacaactatttgctgaaaaaaaaagtactgaaaacacacttttacatttttgtaaatctgTATTTTCCTGCTTCTGAATGCAGTTTGTTGTGATACGTTGTTCTGGTTGATTTGTGTGAAAGAAATCCAGCCTCATTCCAATATATAGTTGGAAAAGAGAGGAGTATTTTATAGGTGTTTTCAGATAAGTGTGGCTGTTCTGATCCACACTGAAACTGGACAAGCGGTAACTCTTGTTAAAATCTACTGATCTTTTCGAAAATAGTGGTTCATTGAGTTATGCAGATCTTCTGAGTATTGAGACATTAcattatacaattattttttaaaccataacttaaaaaaaattttttttaatgtttctttttgagagagaaagcgtaagcaggggaggaggggcagagagagagggagacagaatctgaagcaggcttcaggctctgagctgtcagcacagaacctgatgccgggctcaaacccacgagccgtgagatcacgacctgagccaaagtcggacacttaaccacctgatccacccaggcgcccttaacttaattttcttctaaatgtttaatCAGTTGTcatagcaccatttgttggaaagcaAATTTCCTTTTACTGACTGACTGAAATATCACCTTTGTATTGTTTTTAGCCGCACATCCTTGACTCTTTCGGAAGTTGCTCTCCTGTTTGATTGACCAATCTATTCCTTTGACGCAcactctttaaattattttagttttatgaaGTAGTTTTACATTggatataaaaattctaatatgTTTAAAgagatctaggggtgcctgggtggctcagtcggttaagcctccaacttcagctcaggtcacgatctcacggtccgtgagttcgagccccgcgtcgggctctgggctgacggctcagagcctggagcctgcttccgattctgtgtctccctctctttctgcccctcccccgttcatgctctgtctctctctgtctcaaaaataaatacacattaaaaaataaataaaataaagagatctAGCTTCCATCCCTGCCCTCTTCTATTCTGATACTTTCCCCATAGGCAACCATTTTTACTAGTATTTCATTAATCTGTCCTTGGTTTTTGAAGATATAgctaaatatgtatgtatatttgtatctccctccccccccccttttctcctACACAAAAAGTAGGAAACTATACACCCTTACTTGCAGCctgctggttttttttaaaaattatttactctaTCCTGGAGAGAACTTCATACCTATGTATGGAAAcctttctgactttttaaaagagttgCCTAGTACTCCATTTTATGCCTACATCATAGTGTATTTAATGAGTTCTCTACAGTAGAATATTAAGATTTTCCAGTTGTATGTCTACATCATCATGTGTTTAATGAGTTCTCTGTTGCATAGGTAGGATATTAAGATTTACCAGTCTTTTGCTGTCTCAACTAGTGTTATAATGAGGAGTCTTGTGTAagtataatttcatatatttgccATTATATCTTTGGGCGATCATAGATTTTTGATCAGAGGTGTATTATAAAAGCGTTGTTAGGGAAGATTAGACTGGAAATGGGACGCGTATTTGGACACGAGTAGGACTGGGTGTCTGGAAACCTAGGCGTCATGACCGTCCTCTACACTGAAGTGATAACCGTGTATTTATTACAGAAGTCGATGTTCAGTAAGAATTTTTCTCCCCTCTGCTGATCTAGTGTGCTCAGTACCTGCTCATCCAGTGATGTATTATTGCTCCATATCTGAATCTCTCCTTCTCCTGTATTTCCGGTCATCTTTATCCCCTTTTGACTGTCCTGGATAAGGTCTCCTCATTCTCTCCACGTCTGtgcatttgtttcctttcatttgctTCTCTTTGCAAATCATCTTATGAAAGTCAAATCCACCTACTCCTCGAAAGCATGCGTTTCATCTTCATTAGCTATTACAGAACTGTTTTTTGTTGAGCACTGAAAACGAAGGAAATTTGCATTTCCAATTTCTTTCAGACCTGGAGGCTAAACCCGAGGGCAAAGATTCAACTTCAGCGCAagatatttccaaagaagaatcATGCCAAGCCACAGTAATAGACAGACTGACAGGAAACGGTGTCTATGACTCCAGCTTGGAAACAACTCTTGAATGTGAAAATTGGTTAGAGAATCAGCAAGGAAATCAGGAGAGACCCTTGAGAGAAATGTTCACCCATGTGAATTCACTCCCCGAAGAAGGAGCTCATGAGCATGACGTATATTGGAAAAACTTTGGTCAGAAGTCTGTTCTTCTCACTCAAGACAGAGTTCCCAAAGGATCCTATGCCTTCCATACACTTGGAAAGAGGTTGAAACCGAAATCAAACttaatgaaaaagcaaagaaccTGTAAAGAGAAAAAACCTCATAAATGTAACGATTGCGGGGAGCTCTTCACTTACCATTCGGTGCTTATTCGACACCAGAGAgtccatactggagagaaaccctatagctgtaatgaatgtgggaaatcttttagCCACAGAGCTAATTTAACTAAACATCAGAGAACTCATACCAGAATTCTCTTTGAATGCAGTGAATGCAAGAAGGCCTTCACAGAAAGCTCATCCCTCGCGatacatcagagaattcacattGGGGAGAGACCGTATGAATGCAATGAATGCGGAAAAGGTTTTAATCGAAGTACACATCTGGTACAGCATCAGTTGATTCATACTGGAGTGAAGCCgtatgaatgtaatgaatgtgataaagctttcattcattcctcagcTCTTATTAAACATCAAAgaactcatactggagagaaaccctacaaATGtcaggaatgtgggaaagcctttagccACTGCTCATCCCTTACTAAACATCAGAGAGTTCATACTGGAGAAAAGCCATATGAATGTAGCGAATGTGGAAAAACCTTTAGCCAGAGCACACATCTTGTTCAGCATCAGagaatccatactggagagaaaccctatgagtgTAACGAATGTGGGAAAACCTTCAGCCGGAGCTCAAATTTTGCTAAACATCAAAGAATTCATATTGGAAAGAAACCgtacaaatgtaatgaatgtgggaaagccttcattcattcatcagctcTTATTCAGCACCAGAgaactcatactggagagaagcctTACAGATGTGACGAATGTGGGAAAAGCTTTAAGTGCAGTTCATCCCTCATCAGACATCAAAGAATTCATACTGAAGAGCAACTCTGAAAAATTACTGAATGTGAAGAAATGTAAGTTGGTTTTATCACTGTGTTGAATACCTGAGCATTTAGGTGGAATACCCATAAAATGCTGCTGGAGGACCAATCGTGTATGCATCTGATTTTACTTGCATAATACATAGTTTTGAGCCATAAACAGAATGTTCCTTCTATCTACTGATTGAATCAGTATGAAAGCTTCTAGCTAGGGATCTCAAATTTTgatccccttcccccccccccccacccccaccaaataCCCTTTCGTGGAAATTCAAGAAATCCTTGGGAGTGGATAGCAATATAATTGTGGTGAGATCTGggccctccctctctttgtcaCATCAAAGCCCTGTTTATAGCTTCTCATTCTGTACGGAAATTCTTGTTTGTTAACTTAGGCAGAGGACCCATATCTTTATCATCAGGAAGGCACAGAGTTGTTCCTCTTTGGATCCAAAGTAGATCTCCAGATAATACAGGTAGTGTCATTTCTCCAGAGAGggtcatttcttttatattagcTATAAAACTTAAAGGTTAAAAGTTGAAAtatgctttggatcctctcctTGCCCCAAAGGCTACTGTCTCATTTGATGCacataaatagaatatttacaGCAGGTTCCAAGTCACATTCATTTAAGATTATGCTGGTCATCAGTTTAGATAATTGTTGCCCTCTACCGTGTagatcttctttttctacttccttggAATTACCCTGAAGTTGAGAATGGGTCAACCTCTTAACTGTAGTTTTCAGTCAAATGCCTCTTTTCTCATCTTTGGCATTGAAGGAatcctggtttgtttgtttgtttgtttgtttgtttgtttgtttgtttgtttgtttttatactcacgtgaagatttcatttctttacattATTCTGCTTTCTGTAAACTATGTCGCATTGAGAAAAGGCCCCTGGGATGTTGAGGGTCTGAAAAGTTGATGAGTTCGATGTGTTATTATATTTAGGGTCCCAGTCAAGAAGAATAATTGAAGCAACTGTGAGACACAAGGACACACCTTCCTGTCAGATATGGAAATTAGTTCACAAGGCAGTGACTCATTGGAGGATAAGCAGCCTCCCTCCATGAAGAAGAGGTTGCCATTTCTCTGGCTCTTAAAAGTCTGTCCacactttttgttgttattactgtTCTCCCGATATGTGTGTTGGTCTTTGCTACATCCCAGAGCCCCAAAGAaggtagaggggtgcctgagtgggtcagtcggttaagtgtccgacttcggctcaggtcacgatctcacggttcgtgagttcgagccccgcgtcgggctctgggctgacggctcagagcctggagcccgcttcggattctgtgtctccctctgtctgcccctctgctgcttgcactctgtctctcgcattgtctcaaaaataaacatacattaaaaaaaaattttttttaaagaaagtagaaaagacaTGAAACCACAATGATAACATAAGTTACTTGGGTGACCAAAAACCAGCAGTGGGATTGGAAAAGCAAaagttgaaataaatatttagccAAACGCTATGCAAATGTCAGTTTTTATTGTTACTCTATTGTATGACAAGAAAATCATAGAAAAGGTAGAAGGAAAGTAGTgacagatttcttttctcttctaaattCTATCCTTTATGAACATTTCAGCAACCAGTCCGTGCTCTTGCCTTCTCCACCCTATCCTTGTTACTGTAATTCCTTCTCTGTAAACCTTTGTTGTATTATTGAAAAAAGGTAGAGGAATAGAGTTTAAAGAAGTGATAGTGGAGAGCAAACAAGATGGTTAAGGATGAAGGAGTTAAATCCAGCagcaatgaaaatcaaaacaataggCTATGGGGCCGAAAGGGCTGGAAAGAGGTTTTGGAAAGAACAAAAGATACGTTGAAAGGGTGGAGGCtccctgtttccgattctgtgtctccctctctctgaccctcccctgttcatgctctgtctctccctgtctcaaaaataaattaaaaaacgttaaaaaaaaaaattaaaaa from Panthera leo isolate Ple1 chromosome E1, P.leo_Ple1_pat1.1, whole genome shotgun sequence carries:
- the ZNF286A gene encoding zinc finger protein 286A isoform X2, coding for MDFTPEEWGKLDPAQREVMLENYRNLVSLWLPVSKSENYNLESGKEPLMLERKAPKSSYSDLEAKPEGKDSTSAQDISKEESCQATVIDRLTGNGVYDSSLETTLECENWLENQQGNQERPLREMFTHVNSLPEEGAHEHDVYWKNFGQKSVLLTQDRVPKGSYAFHTLGKRLKPKSNLMKKQRTCKEKKPHKCNDCGELFTYHSVLIRHQRVHTGEKPYSCNECGKSFSHRANLTKHQRTHTRILFECSECKKAFTESSSLAIHQRIHIGERPYECNECGKGFNRSTHLVQHQLIHTGVKPYECNECDKAFIHSSALIKHQRTHTGEKPYKCQECGKAFSHCSSLTKHQRVHTGEKPYECSECGKTFSQSTHLVQHQRIHTGEKPYECNECGKTFSRSSNFAKHQRIHIGKKPYKCNECGKAFIHSSALIQHQRTHTGEKPYRCDECGKSFKCSSSLIRHQRIHTEEQL
- the ZNF286A gene encoding zinc finger protein 286A isoform X1, which codes for METDVHEKRALSSQDAPLSQERSTEEGEVAALRLTARSQASVTFKDVAMDFTPEEWGKLDPAQREVMLENYRNLVSLWLPVSKSENYNLESGKEPLMLERKAPKSSYSDLEAKPEGKDSTSAQDISKEESCQATVIDRLTGNGVYDSSLETTLECENWLENQQGNQERPLREMFTHVNSLPEEGAHEHDVYWKNFGQKSVLLTQDRVPKGSYAFHTLGKRLKPKSNLMKKQRTCKEKKPHKCNDCGELFTYHSVLIRHQRVHTGEKPYSCNECGKSFSHRANLTKHQRTHTRILFECSECKKAFTESSSLAIHQRIHIGERPYECNECGKGFNRSTHLVQHQLIHTGVKPYECNECDKAFIHSSALIKHQRTHTGEKPYKCQECGKAFSHCSSLTKHQRVHTGEKPYECSECGKTFSQSTHLVQHQRIHTGEKPYECNECGKTFSRSSNFAKHQRIHIGKKPYKCNECGKAFIHSSALIQHQRTHTGEKPYRCDECGKSFKCSSSLIRHQRIHTEEQL
- the ZNF286A gene encoding zinc finger protein 286A isoform X3: MLERKAPKSSYSDLEAKPEGKDSTSAQDISKEESCQATVIDRLTGNGVYDSSLETTLECENWLENQQGNQERPLREMFTHVNSLPEEGAHEHDVYWKNFGQKSVLLTQDRVPKGSYAFHTLGKRLKPKSNLMKKQRTCKEKKPHKCNDCGELFTYHSVLIRHQRVHTGEKPYSCNECGKSFSHRANLTKHQRTHTRILFECSECKKAFTESSSLAIHQRIHIGERPYECNECGKGFNRSTHLVQHQLIHTGVKPYECNECDKAFIHSSALIKHQRTHTGEKPYKCQECGKAFSHCSSLTKHQRVHTGEKPYECSECGKTFSQSTHLVQHQRIHTGEKPYECNECGKTFSRSSNFAKHQRIHIGKKPYKCNECGKAFIHSSALIQHQRTHTGEKPYRCDECGKSFKCSSSLIRHQRIHTEEQL
- the ZNF286A gene encoding zinc finger protein 286A isoform X4, whose translation is METDVHEKRDLEAKPEGKDSTSAQDISKEESCQATVIDRLTGNGVYDSSLETTLECENWLENQQGNQERPLREMFTHVNSLPEEGAHEHDVYWKNFGQKSVLLTQDRVPKGSYAFHTLGKRLKPKSNLMKKQRTCKEKKPHKCNDCGELFTYHSVLIRHQRVHTGEKPYSCNECGKSFSHRANLTKHQRTHTRILFECSECKKAFTESSSLAIHQRIHIGERPYECNECGKGFNRSTHLVQHQLIHTGVKPYECNECDKAFIHSSALIKHQRTHTGEKPYKCQECGKAFSHCSSLTKHQRVHTGEKPYECSECGKTFSQSTHLVQHQRIHTGEKPYECNECGKTFSRSSNFAKHQRIHIGKKPYKCNECGKAFIHSSALIQHQRTHTGEKPYRCDECGKSFKCSSSLIRHQRIHTEEQL